One genomic window of Kosmotoga olearia TBF 19.5.1 includes the following:
- a CDS encoding sulfide/dihydroorotate dehydrogenase-like FAD/NAD-binding protein — protein sequence MAHRILRKRKLAPGVYEFWIEHEQISKYAKPGQFLIIRSNEKGERIPLTIVEASKNAVRVIVKCIGKSTYMMAMMNEGDEFLDVVGPLGNPSEIDYYGHVTVIGGGVGIAPLLPITRALKKAKNRITAILGAATAEQLILKDEFEETVDNLILTTDDGTFGKKGLVTERLEELIASGDKPDIIWAIGPTVMMKFVSLIAARENILCWASLNPIMVDGTGMCGACRVEVDGHMKFACVDGPEFDGRKVNWNELIKRQHQYMEEERKALEAFKKKAGDLSWL from the coding sequence ATGGCGCACAGAATTCTCCGGAAAAGAAAGCTAGCCCCGGGGGTTTATGAATTCTGGATAGAACATGAACAGATTTCAAAATATGCTAAGCCGGGTCAATTTCTAATTATTCGATCGAATGAAAAAGGCGAGCGAATTCCTTTAACCATTGTGGAGGCTTCAAAAAACGCTGTACGAGTCATAGTTAAATGCATAGGAAAATCCACCTACATGATGGCAATGATGAACGAAGGAGATGAATTTCTGGATGTTGTCGGCCCTCTCGGCAATCCAAGCGAAATAGATTACTATGGGCATGTAACTGTCATAGGTGGAGGTGTCGGGATAGCTCCCCTTCTTCCTATAACGAGAGCTCTTAAGAAGGCAAAAAATCGGATAACAGCGATACTTGGGGCAGCAACGGCTGAGCAATTGATCCTGAAAGATGAGTTTGAAGAAACGGTGGATAATCTTATCCTTACGACGGATGATGGAACTTTTGGTAAGAAAGGGCTCGTAACGGAGAGACTCGAAGAATTAATAGCTTCGGGTGACAAACCCGACATTATCTGGGCGATAGGTCCTACGGTGATGATGAAGTTTGTTTCCCTTATCGCAGCGAGAGAAAATATTCTTTGCTGGGCTTCGCTTAATCCCATTATGGTCGATGGAACCGGAATGTGCGGAGCCTGCAGGGTGGAAGTTGACGGCCATATGAAGTTCGCGTGTGTAGATGGTCCGGAATTTGATGGAAGGAAGGTCAACTGGAACGAATTGATAAAACGCCAGCATCAATACATGGAAGAAGAAAGAAAAGCGCTTGAGGCTTTTAAGAAAAAGGCTGGTGATCTCTCATGGCTGTGA
- a CDS encoding ISNCY-like element ISKol11 family transposase, giving the protein MKNVVEDYSKRYRKARKKEKSEILDEFTRVTKYNRSYASFLLRGALKKRKTTSPSKKKGRKKKYDRKVFVKLVKIWEIMDFPCGKRLEAVMDEVIDNLVRNGHLTLTEETKRKLLNISASTIDRLLTSERKKMELKGRSHTKPGTLLKKHIRIKTHYEWDDTRPGFVEIDLVGHDGGSVSGDFCYSLNMVDVASGWSVVAPIRNKAQIWTLKAIIQLRKTLPFTLLGIHSDNGSEFINRHLYRYCEDEGLLFTRTRSYNKNDNCHVEQKNWSVVRRAVGYYRYDTEEEFQILKELYASLNLYNNHFQPNQKIVEKIRKGNKVSKKYDRPTTPYERIMRSPWVDQDKKDRLRRQHEALDIYKLKSIITHLQEQLLSIQIDKSKGGILNYVPLNFK; this is encoded by the coding sequence ATGAAAAATGTGGTGGAAGATTATTCAAAAAGGTACAGAAAAGCTCGCAAAAAAGAAAAATCCGAGATTCTAGATGAATTCACCCGAGTTACCAAGTATAATCGTAGTTACGCATCGTTTTTACTACGAGGAGCCTTGAAAAAGCGAAAGACAACCTCACCCAGCAAGAAAAAAGGCCGAAAGAAAAAATATGATCGTAAAGTCTTCGTGAAACTCGTGAAGATATGGGAGATAATGGATTTTCCGTGTGGTAAAAGGCTCGAAGCAGTGATGGACGAAGTAATAGATAATCTTGTTCGTAATGGGCATCTAACATTGACTGAAGAAACAAAGAGGAAGCTTCTTAATATAAGTGCTTCCACTATCGATAGATTGTTAACCAGCGAGAGGAAAAAGATGGAACTCAAAGGACGATCTCATACAAAACCCGGAACTCTTCTGAAAAAGCACATACGAATAAAAACACATTACGAGTGGGACGATACAAGACCAGGCTTTGTTGAGATTGATCTCGTTGGGCATGATGGCGGGAGTGTAAGTGGTGATTTTTGCTACAGCCTCAACATGGTAGATGTAGCAAGTGGTTGGAGTGTAGTGGCACCAATAAGAAACAAAGCGCAAATCTGGACATTAAAAGCTATAATTCAGTTGAGGAAAACGCTTCCTTTCACTTTATTAGGTATTCACTCAGATAACGGATCAGAATTCATTAACAGACACCTATACCGTTATTGTGAAGATGAAGGGCTTCTATTCACCAGAACCCGGAGTTACAACAAGAATGATAATTGTCATGTCGAACAAAAGAACTGGTCTGTTGTAAGAAGAGCCGTTGGATATTACAGATACGATACAGAGGAAGAATTCCAAATACTGAAGGAGTTGTACGCGTCGCTGAATCTGTACAATAATCATTTTCAGCCAAATCAGAAAATCGTTGAGAAAATTAGAAAAGGAAACAAGGTAAGCAAGAAATACGACCGTCCTACTACACCATACGAAAGGATCATGCGATCTCCCTGGGTTGACCAAGATAAAAAAGACAGGCTTCGCAGACAACACGAAGCCCTAGACATTTACAAACTCAAGAGTATAATAACACATTTGCAAGAGCAATTACTGAGCATCCAGATTGACAAATCGAAAGGAGGGATCCTCAACTATGTCCCTCTCAATTTCAAGTAG
- a CDS encoding sigma 54-interacting transcriptional regulator: MYYRAITIGESLDGISAFEHFNSLYDVDFDYLIGLGKEIPTILFIDGTKQLQDIVKDWLYAFTNIILVNNNPIRVFLIKGYSQEFHEFKGYYRVIGSYKSPRQIAEDVMKKIEKQLSRIVGKSEKIVELKKMLILSMFYDGSFMILGETGTGKNLLAETIANLSPRWDKPFYSLNCAAIPDTLLESELFGYKKGAFTGATSEKTGLIELANTGTLFLDEIGDMPLNLQAKILSVTENREFFKIGSTKPKKVDVRFITATNRTEDNVLRNDLRFRLSAIKVELPPLRERKTDIPYIFDRILESKGYLLRFESLPRELKQRFLNYDYPGNIRELLNMIEEYLAVNNILYSGVKNNVESYTSILAEEAIVENTNNGITYKDFLQNLHKNIMKKILEKRLKSLGNDLNLLSKEFGLTPRRIRDLLSEFGLRK, translated from the coding sequence ATGTATTACAGAGCAATAACAATTGGAGAATCACTGGATGGAATTAGTGCTTTTGAGCATTTTAATAGTCTCTATGACGTGGATTTTGACTATCTGATTGGACTCGGCAAAGAAATTCCTACCATCCTGTTTATAGACGGCACGAAACAATTACAGGATATAGTAAAGGATTGGCTCTATGCCTTTACCAATATCATTCTCGTCAACAATAACCCCATACGAGTTTTTCTGATCAAGGGTTATTCGCAGGAATTTCATGAATTCAAAGGATATTACCGCGTTATCGGAAGTTATAAGAGTCCAAGACAAATAGCCGAAGATGTAATGAAAAAAATTGAAAAACAACTCTCAAGAATAGTCGGCAAAAGCGAAAAAATTGTGGAACTAAAGAAAATGCTCATACTCTCCATGTTTTATGATGGAAGCTTCATGATACTCGGTGAAACAGGAACAGGAAAAAACCTCTTAGCCGAAACCATAGCCAATTTATCTCCCAGATGGGATAAACCTTTCTACTCACTCAACTGTGCCGCAATTCCGGATACATTACTCGAAAGCGAGCTCTTCGGCTACAAAAAAGGTGCTTTTACAGGAGCTACAAGCGAAAAGACGGGGTTGATTGAACTGGCCAACACCGGAACGTTGTTCCTCGATGAAATCGGAGATATGCCTTTGAATCTTCAGGCCAAAATATTGAGCGTCACCGAAAATCGCGAGTTTTTCAAAATCGGTTCGACAAAGCCAAAAAAGGTCGATGTCCGCTTCATCACCGCCACAAATAGAACTGAAGACAACGTTCTAAGGAATGACCTGCGTTTCAGGCTTTCCGCAATAAAGGTCGAACTTCCTCCATTAAGGGAAAGAAAGACGGACATTCCTTATATATTCGACAGGATACTCGAGTCGAAGGGTTATCTACTGCGTTTTGAAAGTTTACCCCGGGAGTTAAAACAGCGATTTCTCAACTACGATTATCCCGGGAATATTAGAGAATTGCTAAACATGATCGAAGAATATCTCGCGGTTAACAACATCCTCTATTCGGGTGTGAAAAACAATGTTGAGTCCTATACAAGCATTCTGGCTGAAGAAGCGATAGTTGAAAACACAAATAACGGAATTACCTACAAAGATTTTCTGCAAAATTTACACAAGAATATCATGAAAAAAATTCTCGAAAAGCGGCTTAAGTCTCTTGGAAACGATTTGAATCTTCTATCAAAAGAGTTCGGCCTGACTCCAAGAAGAATCAGGGACTTACTTTCAGAATTCGGATTGAGAAAATGA
- a CDS encoding GNAT family N-acetyltransferase: MIIREARPEDNAKLLEIERTSAQEGNVWFTSNREDFFEKMRYFEDGFMLVAEDEKTGDIIGCAGAGFADYWLEGRKQRGVYLFGLRTNPKYRMKVARWLKALIEKMGDILENSEAEFGFGSVKADNIRSIKILRHMNLFAARTLNFYVQPVLRRGKVKGLEIDNDPEISELQEYYINSMEDHDLVPMDLDRNFFPRLKEQKRLKVYRYKSAWAAVWDITGEYDVAITRLSKSLRALQVSVRFLATLVPFVRIPKLNEFIRSWHVIIFEYQDLKDAKKLVKAIHHDAWNNRIHLLNFAEDAEVDHIKKALGPFTIKLPFVLHTIDRKQSRKNFKPVIWPPRI, from the coding sequence GTGATAATCAGGGAAGCCAGACCGGAAGATAACGCTAAACTTCTCGAAATTGAACGCACTTCAGCTCAAGAGGGGAATGTTTGGTTTACCTCGAATCGAGAAGACTTTTTTGAAAAGATGCGCTACTTTGAAGACGGGTTCATGCTCGTAGCCGAGGATGAGAAAACAGGAGATATCATAGGTTGTGCCGGCGCTGGGTTTGCTGATTACTGGCTCGAAGGACGTAAGCAGAGAGGGGTTTATCTTTTCGGGCTAAGAACAAATCCGAAATACAGGATGAAGGTTGCGCGATGGCTGAAAGCGCTCATTGAGAAGATGGGGGATATTCTGGAAAATTCTGAGGCAGAGTTTGGCTTTGGTTCCGTCAAAGCTGATAATATCCGCTCGATAAAAATATTGCGTCATATGAATCTTTTCGCTGCAAGGACACTGAACTTCTACGTACAGCCTGTTTTGAGAAGAGGTAAGGTAAAAGGACTGGAAATTGATAACGATCCCGAAATTTCTGAACTTCAGGAGTATTACATCAACAGTATGGAAGACCATGATCTGGTTCCTATGGATCTGGATAGAAATTTCTTTCCCAGACTGAAAGAGCAAAAGCGTCTGAAAGTGTACCGTTATAAGAGTGCCTGGGCAGCCGTCTGGGACATTACCGGTGAATACGATGTAGCTATTACCAGATTGTCTAAGAGTTTAAGAGCATTGCAGGTTTCCGTTAGATTTCTTGCTACGCTCGTTCCTTTTGTCAGGATTCCAAAATTGAATGAATTCATACGTTCATGGCATGTTATCATCTTTGAATATCAGGATCTCAAAGATGCTAAAAAACTAGTAAAAGCCATCCACCACGATGCTTGGAATAATCGGATTCATCTTTTGAACTTTGCGGAAGATGCGGAAGTGGATCATATCAAAAAAGCCTTAGGACCTTTTACGATAAAACTTCCCTTTGTGCTTCACACCATTGATAGAAAGCAATCGCGGAAGAATTTTAAGCCCGTTATCTGGCCACCAAGAATATGA
- the gltA gene encoding NADPH-dependent glutamate synthase, with the protein MAVSRPKKVPMPELPPHERIVSFKEVALGYTEEQAVVEAQRCLQCKVPLCIQGCPVGIDIPGFIRAISERDFDSGIKILKDSNSLPAITGRVCPQEKQCEAKCVLGKIKGTEPVAIGRMERFLADMDLKACPKSVQRVRKNKGNVAVIGAGPAGLTVAGDLAKLGYEVTVFEAFHKAGGVLVYGIPEFRLPKDIVQKEVEYVQSLGVKFVYNQIIGRTIPFEELRNEYDAIFIGIGAGAPRFMGIPGSNLNNIYSASEFLTRVNLMRANRFPEYDTPVKISDRVAVIGAGNVSMDAARTAKRLGAKEVTIIYRRSEAEMPARLEEYHHALEEEIKFFWLTQPVEYIGDINNNVRKMRCVRMELGSPDESGRRRPIPIEGSEFEIEIDLVIEAIGQKANAVLKTGFPGLKLNRWGYIDADPETGQTNLEGVFAGGDIVTGAATVIEAMGAGKKAAKAIGEYLLKASKAG; encoded by the coding sequence ATGGCTGTGAGCAGACCCAAGAAAGTTCCGATGCCTGAATTACCACCACACGAAAGAATAGTGTCTTTTAAAGAAGTTGCTTTAGGGTACACAGAAGAGCAGGCTGTTGTAGAAGCCCAGCGTTGCCTTCAGTGTAAAGTACCACTGTGTATTCAAGGATGCCCCGTTGGTATTGATATTCCCGGATTCATCCGAGCCATAAGCGAAAGGGATTTTGACAGTGGAATAAAGATATTAAAGGATAGCAACAGCTTACCCGCGATCACAGGGAGAGTATGTCCACAGGAAAAGCAATGTGAGGCAAAATGCGTGCTTGGAAAGATCAAAGGGACTGAACCGGTAGCCATAGGCAGGATGGAGAGGTTTCTGGCGGATATGGATCTCAAAGCCTGCCCTAAATCGGTGCAACGGGTGAGGAAAAACAAAGGTAATGTGGCGGTTATCGGAGCGGGGCCCGCGGGACTTACCGTTGCCGGCGACCTGGCGAAACTCGGATATGAGGTAACGGTTTTTGAGGCTTTTCACAAGGCCGGTGGAGTGCTTGTTTATGGAATCCCGGAATTCAGGCTTCCAAAAGATATAGTACAGAAGGAAGTCGAGTATGTTCAATCGCTGGGAGTCAAATTTGTTTACAATCAAATCATCGGAAGAACTATTCCTTTTGAAGAATTGAGGAATGAGTATGACGCTATATTTATAGGCATCGGTGCCGGGGCACCAAGATTCATGGGGATACCCGGTTCGAATCTCAATAACATATACTCGGCCAGTGAATTTCTGACACGTGTTAACTTAATGAGGGCAAACCGGTTTCCTGAGTACGATACACCCGTTAAGATTTCCGATAGGGTTGCGGTTATCGGTGCAGGGAACGTCTCCATGGATGCCGCAAGGACAGCCAAAAGGCTCGGTGCAAAAGAGGTTACCATAATCTACCGCAGGAGTGAAGCCGAAATGCCTGCAAGGCTTGAAGAATATCACCATGCCCTTGAAGAAGAGATAAAATTCTTCTGGCTAACACAACCGGTGGAATACATTGGCGACATAAACAACAATGTCAGGAAAATGAGATGTGTCAGGATGGAATTGGGATCTCCGGATGAATCAGGTCGAAGAAGACCGATTCCCATTGAGGGATCGGAGTTCGAGATAGAGATCGATCTTGTCATAGAAGCCATAGGCCAAAAAGCCAATGCTGTTTTGAAAACAGGCTTTCCGGGATTGAAACTCAATCGTTGGGGTTATATCGATGCTGATCCCGAGACAGGTCAGACCAATCTTGAAGGCGTTTTTGCAGGAGGCGACATAGTAACAGGAGCCGCAACGGTTATAGAAGCCATGGGTGCGGGGAAAAAGGCTGCTAAGGCGATTGGGGAGTATCTGCTGAAAGCCAGCAAAGCTGGCTGA
- a CDS encoding ISNCY family transposase: MKNVVEDYSKRYRKARKKEKSEILEEFTRVTKYNRSYASFLLRGASKKRKTTSPSQKKGRKKKYDHKVFVKLVRIWEIMDFPCGKRLEAVMGEVIDNLVRNGHLTLTEETKRKLLNISASTIDRLLSSERKKMELKGRSHTKPGTLLKKHIRIKTHYEWDDTRPGFVEVDLIGHDGGSVSGDFCYSLNMVDVASGWSVVAPIRNKAQIWTLKAIIQLRKTLPFTLLGIHSDNGSEFINRHIYRYCEDEGLLFTRTRSYNKNDNCHVEQKNWSVVRRAVGYYRYDTEEEFQILKELYASLNLYNNHFQPNQKIIEKIRKGNKVSKKYDRPTTPYERIMQSPWVDQNTKDRLRKQHEALDIYKLKSIITHFQEQLVNIQIDKSKGGILNYVPLNFK; encoded by the coding sequence ATGAAAAATGTGGTGGAAGATTATTCAAAAAGGTACAGGAAAGCTCGCAAAAAGGAAAAATCCGAAATTCTAGAAGAGTTCACCCGAGTTACCAAATATAATCGTAGTTATGCATCGTTTTTACTACGAGGAGCTTCAAAAAAGCGAAAGACAACCTCACCCAGCCAGAAAAAGGGTCGAAAGAAAAAATATGATCACAAAGTCTTCGTGAAACTCGTGAGGATATGGGAGATAATGGATTTCCCGTGTGGTAAAAGGCTCGAAGCAGTGATGGGTGAAGTAATAGATAATCTTGTTCGCAATGGGCATCTAACATTGACTGAAGAAACAAAAAGGAAGCTTCTTAATATAAGTGCTTCCACTATCGACAGATTGTTATCCAGCGAGAGGAAAAAGATGGAACTCAAAGGACGGTCTCATACAAAGCCCGGAACTCTTCTGAAAAAGCACATACGAATAAAAACACATTACGAGTGGGACGATACAAGACCAGGCTTTGTTGAGGTTGACCTCATTGGGCATGATGGAGGGAGTGTAAGTGGTGATTTTTGCTACAGCCTCAACATGGTAGATGTAGCAAGTGGTTGGAGTGTAGTGGCACCAATAAGAAACAAAGCGCAAATTTGGACATTAAAAGCTATAATTCAGTTGAGGAAAACGCTTCCCTTCACTTTATTAGGTATTCACTCAGATAACGGATCAGAATTTATTAATAGACACATATACCGTTATTGTGAAGATGAAGGGCTTCTATTCACCAGAACCCGGAGTTACAACAAGAATGATAATTGTCATGTCGAACAAAAGAACTGGTCTGTTGTAAGAAGAGCCGTTGGATATTACAGATACGACACAGAGGAAGAATTCCAAATACTAAAGGAGTTGTATGCGTCTCTGAATCTGTACAATAATCATTTTCAGCCAAATCAGAAAATCATTGAGAAAATTAGAAAAGGAAACAAGGTAAGCAAAAAATACGACCGCCCTACTACACCATACGAAAGGATCATGCAATCACCCTGGGTTGACCAAAATACAAAAGACAGGCTTCGCAAACAACACGAAGCCCTAGACATTTACAAACTCAAGAGTATAATAACTCATTTCCAAGAACAATTAGTGAACATCCAGATTGATAAATCGAAAGGAGGGATCCTCAACTATGTCCCTCTCAATTTCAAGTAG
- a CDS encoding S9 family peptidase, with product MDRISLTDLYRYVSLGNIEFLPEGKKFIFVRKRMDKKQNKYYSDIWIMDVSGRNRRQLTFGKFDSSPKISPDGKLLAFTSKREKDSQGTELYILPLDGGESKLVKTIEGGVQSLEWIDNTKLAFVSAVRPDGKAPEKEPPEKKVYEIERIPFLGNGAGFTDGRYGHAFLLDINSGKLERLTEGETHVRGVSPSPDGRKLAVVMLDNPEQRPIWASLYVIDLKTRDRIRLFNDKVSVMYAEWKDNDNLYALITDFKKGFATNPKVAIARVPTKRTRTIFDGDLSFFNSLNSDVRGVGGRQIRVHNGSLYFITTDGPKAVIKSVDNKGKLSTVLDVNASIDCFDIAPDGTIVFTMMNPTYPLEIYKSKKGKIRKLTSFNGWIRKYRLSEPEGFKVEASDGKVIDAWIMKPVEFEEGKKYPTILEIHGGPKTAYGYGFIHEFQLLAASGYAVLFCNPRGSDGYGSEFADIRGHYGERDFQDIMEVVEYAVNNFDFVDADRLGVTGGSYGGFMTNWIVGHTDIFKAAVSQRSISNFISFYGTTDIGYFFAEDQIGGNFWENLEGYIRQSPLYYAPNVETPLLLIHSLEDYRCWVPEAMQFFTVLRRLGKEAKMVLFPKENHELSRSGLPVHREKRLRAILDWFESHLKVRKGDTE from the coding sequence GGATGTTTCAGGGAGAAATCGCCGACAGCTCACATTTGGAAAATTTGATTCTTCTCCAAAAATAAGCCCGGACGGAAAACTTCTAGCATTTACTTCTAAACGTGAGAAGGATTCACAGGGTACAGAACTGTACATCCTTCCCCTTGACGGCGGTGAATCAAAGTTAGTGAAAACCATCGAAGGTGGTGTCCAATCCCTGGAGTGGATTGATAATACAAAACTCGCTTTCGTTTCAGCTGTTAGACCTGACGGAAAAGCCCCCGAAAAAGAACCACCGGAAAAAAAGGTTTATGAAATCGAGAGGATCCCTTTCCTTGGAAACGGTGCAGGGTTTACGGATGGAAGATATGGGCACGCTTTTTTGCTTGATATAAATTCCGGGAAATTAGAACGGCTCACCGAAGGCGAAACGCATGTAAGGGGAGTGTCACCTTCGCCAGATGGGAGAAAACTTGCGGTTGTGATGCTCGATAATCCTGAACAGAGACCTATATGGGCTTCACTGTACGTAATCGACCTAAAAACCCGTGACAGGATACGGTTGTTCAACGATAAGGTTTCGGTAATGTATGCCGAATGGAAGGATAACGATAATCTGTACGCTCTCATAACAGACTTCAAAAAGGGATTTGCTACAAACCCCAAAGTAGCGATTGCGCGAGTACCGACTAAAAGGACAAGAACCATCTTTGATGGTGATCTTTCTTTCTTCAATAGTTTAAACAGCGATGTGAGAGGCGTTGGAGGTAGGCAGATTAGAGTTCACAATGGTTCTTTATATTTCATCACCACAGACGGGCCAAAGGCTGTCATCAAGTCCGTTGACAATAAAGGCAAGCTTAGTACTGTTCTCGATGTTAACGCCAGCATAGATTGTTTTGACATTGCGCCTGACGGGACTATTGTTTTCACGATGATGAATCCCACCTATCCTCTGGAGATTTACAAGAGCAAAAAGGGAAAAATCAGGAAGCTTACGTCATTCAATGGCTGGATTAGAAAGTATCGGTTGTCCGAACCGGAAGGGTTTAAGGTAGAAGCATCGGATGGGAAAGTTATCGATGCATGGATAATGAAACCCGTGGAATTCGAAGAAGGAAAGAAATATCCTACTATTCTTGAGATTCACGGCGGGCCAAAGACAGCCTACGGATACGGCTTCATCCATGAATTCCAGCTGCTTGCTGCTTCCGGTTATGCCGTTCTTTTCTGTAATCCGCGGGGAAGTGACGGTTATGGTTCGGAGTTCGCCGATATACGCGGACATTACGGTGAAAGGGACTTTCAGGATATCATGGAGGTTGTGGAGTACGCTGTAAATAACTTCGATTTTGTGGACGCCGATCGGCTTGGGGTAACAGGCGGTTCTTATGGGGGCTTCATGACCAATTGGATTGTAGGGCATACCGATATTTTCAAAGCTGCGGTAAGCCAGAGGTCAATTTCTAACTTTATATCTTTCTATGGAACCACGGATATCGGCTATTTCTTTGCTGAAGATCAAATAGGCGGCAATTTCTGGGAAAATCTCGAAGGGTACATCAGACAATCTCCCCTTTACTATGCTCCGAATGTGGAAACACCGTTGTTGCTCATCCATTCTCTGGAAGATTACCGCTGTTGGGTACCTGAAGCCATGCAATTTTTTACTGTTCTAAGAAGGCTGGGCAAAGAAGCAAAAATGGTTCTCTTCCCGAAGGAGAACCACGAGCTTTCGAGAAGTGGGTTACCCGTTCACAGGGAAAAAAGATTGAGAGCTATATTGGATTGGTTTGAATCGCACTTGAAGGTTCGCAAGGGGGATACTGAGTGA
- a CDS encoding asparagine synthetase A — MMKGCSDRLEMVRSYLVDETYRDALLVQSELLKGLRETLDAKGFVEILPVILSPITDPLNHEVFDASVEYYGQNYAVTKSMILHKQISVLVHEKIYSVSPNVRLETADKADSGRHLFEFVQLDMEVAGASRDEIMDVMEDAIIYAIRNVLSKYPWVKEKYHPTLKVPAKPFKRITVKEAVEKYGEAFESGLSKDIDEPVWLIDIPLLNREFYDKQDPERPDVLLDFDLIYPEGFGEGISGGEREHEYEQIIRRMKLKGTSPEEYTDYLELAKQGVLKPSAGCGIGIERFTRYVMGLEHVRQTRLFAKVPGESAL; from the coding sequence ATGATGAAAGGTTGTTCAGACCGTCTTGAAATGGTGAGAAGTTATTTAGTGGACGAAACTTACAGAGACGCGTTATTAGTCCAGAGCGAACTTTTGAAAGGCTTGAGGGAAACTCTTGACGCCAAAGGTTTTGTCGAAATTCTTCCTGTTATTCTCTCTCCCATTACCGATCCGCTGAACCACGAGGTGTTTGACGCCAGTGTGGAATACTACGGCCAGAATTATGCTGTAACGAAATCTATGATACTTCACAAACAGATAAGTGTTCTTGTACACGAAAAGATATACAGCGTATCGCCGAATGTTCGTCTCGAAACAGCCGATAAGGCAGATTCAGGCCGACACCTTTTTGAATTTGTGCAGCTGGATATGGAAGTCGCCGGAGCTTCCAGGGACGAGATAATGGATGTAATGGAAGATGCAATAATCTATGCGATAAGAAATGTTTTGTCTAAATATCCATGGGTTAAAGAGAAATACCATCCGACATTGAAAGTTCCCGCAAAACCTTTCAAAAGGATAACGGTGAAAGAAGCGGTGGAAAAGTATGGAGAAGCTTTTGAAAGTGGTCTTTCAAAGGATATTGATGAACCTGTCTGGCTCATAGACATTCCGTTGCTCAACAGAGAATTCTACGATAAACAGGACCCGGAAAGACCGGATGTGTTGCTTGATTTTGATCTTATATATCCTGAAGGTTTCGGTGAAGGAATATCGGGTGGAGAAAGGGAACACGAATATGAACAGATAATCAGGAGAATGAAATTAAAGGGAACGAGCCCGGAAGAATATACGGACTATCTTGAACTGGCAAAACAGGGGGTTTTAAAACCGTCTGCCGGTTGCGGGATAGGTATAGAAAGATTTACAAGGTACGTTATGGGACTTGAACACGTGCGGCAGACGAGACTTTTCGCCAAAGTTCCGGGAGAAAGCGCACTTTAA